From the genome of Symphalangus syndactylus isolate Jambi chromosome 5, NHGRI_mSymSyn1-v2.1_pri, whole genome shotgun sequence, one region includes:
- the MAPK6 gene encoding mitogen-activated protein kinase 6, giving the protein MAEKFESLMNIHGFDLGSRYMDLKPLGCGGNGLVFSAVDNDCDKRVAIKKIVLTDPQSVKHALREIKIIRRLDHDNIVKVFEILGPSGSQLTDDVGSLTELNSVYIVQEYMETDLANVLEQGPLLEEHARLFMYQLLRGLKYIHSANVLHRDLKPANLFINTEDLVLKIGDFGLARIMDPHYSHKGHLSEGLVTKWYRSPRLLLSPNNYTKAIDMWAAGCIFAEMLTGKTLFAGAHELEQMQLILESIPVVHEEDRQELLSVIPVYIRNDMTEPHKPLTQLLPGISREALDFLEQILTFSPMDRLTAEEALSHPYMSIYSFPMDEPISSHPFHIEDEVDDILLMDETHSHIYNWERYHDCQFSEHDWPVHNNFDIDEVQLDPRALSDVTDEEEVQVDPRKYLDGDREKYLEDPAFDTNYSTEPCWQYSDHHENKYCDLECSHTCNYKTRSSSYLDNLVWRESEVNHYYEPKLIIDLSNWKEQSKEKSDKKGKSKCERNGLVKAQIALEEASQQLAGKEREKNQGFDFDSFIAGTIQLSSQHEPTDVVDKLNDLNSSVSQLELKSLISKSVSQEKQEKGMANLAQLEALYQSSWDSQFVSGGEDCFFINQFCEVRKDEQVEKENTYTSYLDKFFSRKEDPEMLETEPVEDGKLGERGHEEGFLNNSEEFLFNKQLESIGIPQFHSPVGSPLKSIQATLTPSAMKSSPQIPHQTYSSILRHLN; this is encoded by the exons ATGGCAGAGAAATTTGAAAGTCTCATGAACATTCATGGTTTTGATCTGGGTTCTAGGTATATGGACTTAAAACCATTGGGTTGTGGAGGCAATGGCTTGGTTTTTTCTGCTGTAGACAATGACTGTGACAAAAGAGTAGCCATCAAGAAAATTGTCCTTACTGATCCCCAGAGTGTCAAACATGCTCTACGTGAAATCAAAATTATTAGAAGACTTGACCATGATAACATTGTGAAAGTGTTTGAAATTCTTGGTCCCAGTGGAAGCCAATTAACAGACGACGTGGGCTCTCTTACGGAACTGAACAGTGTTTACATTGTTCAGGAGTACATGGAGACAGACTTGGCTAATGTGCTGGAGCAGGGCCCTTTACTGGAAGAGCATGCCAGGCTTTTCATGTATCAGCTGCTACGGGGGCTCAAGTATATTCACTCTGCAAATGTACTGCACAGAGATCTCAAACCAGCTAATCTTTTCATTAATACTGAAGACTTGGTGCTGAAGATAGGTGACTTTGGTCTTGCACGGATCATGGATCCTCATTATTCCCATAAG gGTCATCTTTCTGAAGGATTGGTTACTAAATGGTACAGATCTCCACGTCTTTTACTTTCTCCTAATAATTATACTAAGGCCATTGACATGTGGGCTGCAGGCTGCATCTTTGCTGAAATGCTGACTGGTAAAACCCTTTTTGCAG gtGCACATGAACTTGAACAGATGCAGCTGATTTTAGAATCTATTCCTGTTGTACATGAGGAAGATCGTCAGGAGCTTCTCAGCGTAATTCCAGTTTACATTAGAAATGACATGACTGAGCCACACAAACCTTTAACTCAGCTGCTTCCAGGAATTAGTCGAGAAG CACTGGATTTCCTGGAACAAATTTTGACATTTAGCCCCATGGATCGGTTAACAGCAGAAGAGGCACTGTCCCATCCTTACATGAGCATATATTCCTTTCCAATGGATGAGCCAATTTCAAGCCATCCTTTTCATATTGAAGATGAAGTTGATGATATTTTGCTTATGGATGAAACTCACAGTCACATTTATAACTGGGAAAG gTATCATGATTGTCAGTTTTCAGAGCATGATTGGCCTGTACATAACAACTTTGATATTGATGAAGTTCAGCTTGATCCAAGAGCTCTGTCCGATGTCACTGACGAAGAAGAAGTACAAGTTGATCCCCGAAAATATTTGGATGGAGATCGGGAAAAGTATCTGGAGGATCCTGCTTTTGATACCAATTACTCTACTGAGCCTTGTTGGCAATACTCAGATCATCATGAAAACAAATATTGTGATCTGGAGTGTAGCCATACTTGTAACTACAAAACGAGGTCATCATCATATTTAGATAACTTAGTTTGGAGAGAGAGTGAAGTTAACCATTACTATGAACCCAAGCTTATTATAGATCTTTCCAATTGGAAagaacaaagcaaagaaaaatctgataagaaaggcaaatcaaaatgtGAAAGAAATGGATTGGTTAAAGCCCAGATAGCGCTAGAGGAAGCATCACAGCAACTGgctggaaaagaaagggaaaagaatcaGGGATTTGATTTTGATTCCTTTATTGCAGGAACTATTCAGCTTAGTTCCCAGCATGAGCCTACTGATGTTGTTGATAAATTAAATGACTTGAATAGCTCAGTGTCCCAACTAGAATTGAAAAGTTTGATATCAAAGTCAGTAAgccaagaaaaacaggaaaaaggaatggcaAATCTGGCTCAATTAGAAGCCTTGTACCAGTCTTCTTGGGACAGCCAGTTTGTGAGTGGTGGGGAGGACTGTTTTTTCATAAATCAGTTTTGTGAGGTAAGGAAGGATGAACAAGTTGAGAAGGAAAACACTTACACTAGTTACTTGGACAAGTTCTTTAGCAGGAAAGAAGATCCTGAAATGCTAGAAACTGAGCCAGTAGAGGATGGGAAGCTTGGGGAGAGAGGACATGAGGAAGGATTTCTGAACAACAGTGAGGAGTTCCTCTTTAACAAGCAGCTCGAGTCCATAGGCATCCCGCAGTTTCACAGTCCAGTTGGGTCACCACTTAAGTCAATACAGGCCACATTAACACCTTCTGCTATGAAATCTTCCCCTCAAATTCCTCATCAAACATACAGCAGCATTCTGAGACATCTGAACTAA